A window of uncultured Fusobacterium sp. genomic DNA:
TCTTTTTAATTGTGAACCACAATCACATCTCAATGATCCTAAAATATCTCCAGTGAAACATTCAGAGTGTATTCTAATAAGAACATTTTCTTTTCCTTTTAAATCTCCCTTAGTTAAAGCAATGTGCTCTTTTCCATCAAGCTTATTATCAAAACCTACTATTACAAAATTTCCTTGAGGAGTTGGCATCTTAGCTTCAACCTCTATTTTCATAAGTTGATCATGTTTCTTTCTATATTTTTGTAACTCTTCAATAGAGATCATTTTTAAATTATGTTTTTTAGCAAAAATTTCTAAGTCATCCATTCTTGCCATCATTCCATCTTCTTTCATAATTTCACAACATAATCCAACAGGTTTTAATCCTGCTAATTTCATTAAATCAACAGTTGCCTCTGTATGTCCATTTCTTTCAAGAACTCCACCATCTTTAGCTTTTAATGGAAACATATGCCCTGGTCTTCTAAAGTCTTTAGGTTTTGCTCCATCTTCAACAACTTTTAAAGCTGTTAATGAACGTTCATAAGCTGATATTCCCGTTGTTGTATCTACATGATCTATTGACACAGTAAAAGCTGTGCAATGGTTATCTGTGTTGTCACTGCACATTTGAGGAAGATCTAGTTTTTCTATATATTCACTAGACATTGGCATACAGATTAACCCTCTAGCATGAGCTGCCATAAGATTTACATTTTCAAGAGTTGCAAACTCTGCTGCACAAATTATATCCCCTTCATTTTCACGATCTTCATCATCTACTACTATAATTGATTTTCCTGCTCTTAGATCTTCTAAAGCATCTTCTATTCTATCTAACATCAATTTCACTCCTCTTTAAAAACCATTTTCTAATAAAAATTCCATTGTTATTTTACTCTCTTTTTTCTCTTCAGGAACAGAAAAATTAAGCAATCTTTCAACATATTTTCCAATCAGATCAGTTTCTACATTTATAAAGTCACCAATATTTTTCTTTCCTAAAGTTACCATCTCTTGAGTATGTGGAATAAGAGATACACTAAATGTCTTATCTGTCATTCTCATTACAGTAAGACTAGCTCCATCAAGAGTTACTCTTCCCTTTTCAACAACATATTTCATATATTTTCTATCTACTTCTATCTCATAAATTTTTGCTATTCCCTCTTGAGTGATAGAAACTATACTTCCTTCACAATCTACATCTCCAGTTACAAGATGTCCACCTAGTGGAGTTGATAAAGTAATTGATTTTTCAAGATTAACTCTATCTCCTATATTTAATCTTTTTAAATTTGTTCTTTTAACTGTTTCATACATACAGTCAGCTGTAAAAAAATCTTCTCCTAGTTCTGTTGCTGTTAAACAAGTACCATTAGTTGCTATACTATCACCAATTTTACTTTTTTCCAATACTTTTTTACATTTTATCTTTATTTTAAGAGATTTCTCTCCATTTTCAATAGCTAGAACTTCTCCCATTTCCTCTACAAGTCCTGTAAAAATAGAAATCACTCTCCTTTCTATCTATAGAATTCTACAGATACATTGTTTCCATAGCTGTTTATTTTTACATTTTTTAATTGGAAACCATCATCTATATTTTCAAAATTAAATCCTTTAATAAAAGGAATTGCTTTCTCATCACCTAAAATTTTTGGAGCTATAAATATCTCTCCACCATCAATTGCATCCTCTTCAAAAGCTTTAGAAATAAGATAACTTCCACCTTCTAAAAGAATTGCATCTATTCCCTCTGCTCCTATTCTTTCTAATATCTCTTTTATTTTAAACTCTTTACCTTCTAAAAACAATATTTTAACATCTTTTTCTATTAATTTCTCTATTTTTTCACTATTCTCGTTTAATTTTGAAGTTACTAAGATACTTTTTTTATCTTGAAAATTTACAAATTTTGAAGTTAATGGTATTTTTAACTCTGGATCTATCACTATTCTATATGGATCTCTTCCATCTTCAACTCTTGCTGTTAAGCTAGGATCATCTGCTAACACAGTATTTATTCCTACCATTATCCCCATATATCTATTTCTTAATTTTTGAACTTTCTCTCTTGCAATCTCATTTGTTATCCATTTAGAACTTCCTGTTCTACTTGCAATTTTACCATCAAGAGTAATTCCACACTTTAAAAAAAGATATGCTGTTTTTTTAGAAATATATTTCATAAAGACTCTATTTAATTCCATTGCCTCTTTTTCTAAAATTCCAGTAACTACTTCTATTCCAGCATCTTGCATCATCTTTATTCCTCTACCTGCAACTAAAGGATTGGGATCTAAAGATGCTATAAAGCATCTTTTTATCCCCATCTCTATAATTTTTTTCGCACATGGAGGTGTTTTTCCATAATGAGAACAAGGCTCTAAAGTTACATATATATCTGCTCCCTTAGCCTCTTCTCCTGCTGCTTCTAAAGCAAATACTTCAGCATGAGGTCCACCATATTTCTTATGATATCCCTCTCCTATAATCTCTCCATTTTTCACAACAACAGCTCCTACAAGAGGGTTTGGATTAACCTTTCCTTCTCCTTTTAAAGCTAGTTCTAAAGCTCTCTCCATGTACTTAACATTCATGATTACATCCCCTTTAGTAGATTTACCATTTCTATTGCTGTAACTCCTGCATCAAATCCTTTGTTTCCTGCTTTTGTTCCAGCTCTTTGAATTGCTTCTTCAATAGTATTTGTAGTTAAAACTCCAAATATAACTGGTATTTCACTTTCAAGGCTTACAGAAGCAACTCCTTTAGAAACTTCTGCACAAACATAATCAAAATGTGGTGTTGATCCTTTAATTACTGCTCCTAGAGTAATTACTGCATCATATTTTCCTGACTTTGCCATTTTCTTTGCTACTAAAGGAATTTCAAAAGCTCCAGGTACCCAAGCTAATTCAATATCTTCTCTTGCTACTTCATGTCTAACAAGTGCATCTTCTGCTCCACCAATTAGTTTTGATGTGATAAATTCATTAAATCTAGCTGCAATAATTCCAATTCTTAACCCTCTACCTGAATAATTTCCTTCTAATACTTTCATTTTTCCTCCTCTGTTTCAGGACAAATAAAAAGCCCAGATACACTCCGGGCTGTAAAAGCATAAAAAAGACAATCAAAAAAAGATAATCTTTTCTCTTCTTCCATCCAGACTTTACTGTCGGTTTTGGAGTTTCACCAAATCAAGATCTTTCGATCTTCGCGGACTTTACCGCCGGTCGGGAATTGTTAATACTCACCCTGCCCTGAAGATAATTATTTTATTATTATTGATATCTTGATAATAGCACAACTTTGTACAAATTGCAAATATTTTATTCACTCTATTTTCTTTTGCTACTTTGGCTTAAGAATATTCCAAGCCCAACTAAAATTATTACTATACCTGTTCCTTGTTGTAAACTTATCTTCTCTGAAAGAATAAAGTAGCTTAATATACAAGTTCCAACTGCTTCTCCAAGTATACTCATAGATATTATTGAAGCACTTAACCATTTTAAAAGCCAAGTAAATATAAATTGTCCTAAAATTGTAGCCATAAATGCTAGCCCTAAAAATGCTCCCCAAGTTTTCAATGGATAATCTATGAAATTTTCATTTCTCATAAGTGAATAAATAGCTAAAAACACCGATCCACTTCCAAAACTTATAACTGAATATGGAATAGCTGATAAAGTTGTTCTAATATGTTGGCCTACCATGAAATATCCAGCTATTATAGCAGCAGCTACAAGAGCCATTATATCTCCTAGTAATGCTTCATTACTTATTTGTAGATCTCCCCAACCTATTACAACTGAACCTAAGATAGCTATAACACATCCCATTAATGCCAATTTAGAATACTTCTCTTTAAAGATAAAATATCCCCCTATTAGAGCAAATAATGGCTGTAAACAAACTATAACTGTTGAACTAGCAACTGAAGTATAATTCAAAGATTCAAACCACAATACATAATGAACTGATAGTAAAAATCCTGAAAGTACCCCCATTCCCCATTGCTTTGCATTTAGCTTTCCTATCTCTCTTCTATTTTCCTCTTTTAAAATTAAAAATGGAACAAGAGCTAAAGTTGTAATCAGCAATCTATAAAATGCTGTTATACCTGCTGGTGCTGCTGCAATCTTTACAAAAATTGCCGATGTTGACAGAA
This region includes:
- a CDS encoding bifunctional 3,4-dihydroxy-2-butanone-4-phosphate synthase/GTP cyclohydrolase II, yielding MLDRIEDALEDLRAGKSIIVVDDEDRENEGDIICAAEFATLENVNLMAAHARGLICMPMSSEYIEKLDLPQMCSDNTDNHCTAFTVSIDHVDTTTGISAYERSLTALKVVEDGAKPKDFRRPGHMFPLKAKDGGVLERNGHTEATVDLMKLAGLKPVGLCCEIMKEDGMMARMDDLEIFAKKHNLKMISIEELQKYRKKHDQLMKIEVEAKMPTPQGNFVIVGFDNKLDGKEHIALTKGDLKGKENVLIRIHSECFTGDILGSLRCDCGSQLKRAMRRVEEEGEGVVLYLRQEGRGIGLINKLKAYTLQEQGADTVEANVRLGFDPDMRDYAIAAQMIKALGIKSVRIMTNNPEKIKGLEEYGIVVTGREAIETGFNETNEKYMKTKKEKMGHLLHI
- a CDS encoding riboflavin synthase yields the protein MFTGLVEEMGEVLAIENGEKSLKIKIKCKKVLEKSKIGDSIATNGTCLTATELGEDFFTADCMYETVKRTNLKRLNIGDRVNLEKSITLSTPLGGHLVTGDVDCEGSIVSITQEGIAKIYEIEVDRKYMKYVVEKGRVTLDGASLTVMRMTDKTFSVSLIPHTQEMVTLGKKNIGDFINVETDLIGKYVERLLNFSVPEEKKESKITMEFLLENGF
- the ribD gene encoding bifunctional diaminohydroxyphosphoribosylaminopyrimidine deaminase/5-amino-6-(5-phosphoribosylamino)uracil reductase RibD; translation: MERALELALKGEGKVNPNPLVGAVVVKNGEIIGEGYHKKYGGPHAEVFALEAAGEEAKGADIYVTLEPCSHYGKTPPCAKKIIEMGIKRCFIASLDPNPLVAGRGIKMMQDAGIEVVTGILEKEAMELNRVFMKYISKKTAYLFLKCGITLDGKIASRTGSSKWITNEIAREKVQKLRNRYMGIMVGINTVLADDPSLTARVEDGRDPYRIVIDPELKIPLTSKFVNFQDKKSILVTSKLNENSEKIEKLIEKDVKILFLEGKEFKIKEILERIGAEGIDAILLEGGSYLISKAFEEDAIDGGEIFIAPKILGDEKAIPFIKGFNFENIDDGFQLKNVKINSYGNNVSVEFYR
- the ribE gene encoding 6,7-dimethyl-8-ribityllumazine synthase codes for the protein MKVLEGNYSGRGLRIGIIAARFNEFITSKLIGGAEDALVRHEVAREDIELAWVPGAFEIPLVAKKMAKSGKYDAVITLGAVIKGSTPHFDYVCAEVSKGVASVSLESEIPVIFGVLTTNTIEEAIQRAGTKAGNKGFDAGVTAIEMVNLLKGM
- a CDS encoding DMT family transporter; translation: MKSKSMAYVILFFAVFFLSTSAIFVKIAAAPAGITAFYRLLITTLALVPFLILKEENRREIGKLNAKQWGMGVLSGFLLSVHYVLWFESLNYTSVASSTVIVCLQPLFALIGGYFIFKEKYSKLALMGCVIAILGSVVIGWGDLQISNEALLGDIMALVAAAIIAGYFMVGQHIRTTLSAIPYSVISFGSGSVFLAIYSLMRNENFIDYPLKTWGAFLGLAFMATILGQFIFTWLLKWLSASIISMSILGEAVGTCILSYFILSEKISLQQGTGIVIILVGLGIFLSQSSKRK